A single genomic interval of Notolabrus celidotus isolate fNotCel1 chromosome 13, fNotCel1.pri, whole genome shotgun sequence harbors:
- the pdia6 gene encoding protein disulfide-isomerase A6 codes for MRPLILGVLGCSLLLSAQAFYSASDDVVELNPSNFNREVIQSDSLWLVEFYAPWCGHCQSLTADWKKAATALKGVVKIGAVDADQHKSLGSQYGVRGFPTIKVFGANKNKPEEYQGGRSSQAIVDGAMNSLRSLVKDRLSGKSGSSGYKQSGGSGGGGGGSKMDVVELTDDNFDKLVLEGDDVWFVEFFAPWCGHCKNLEPEWAAAATAIKEQTKGKVRLGAVDATVHQAVSSRYGIRGFPTIKIFRKGEEPEDYQGGRSRADIVERALDLFSENAAPPEMVEILNEDVLKKTCEDSQLCIIAVLPHILDTGAAGRKSYLEVMVKMAEKYKKKMWGWMWTEAGAQMEMEAALGIGGFGYPAMAAINTRKMKFALLRGSFSDSGIHDFLRELSVGRGSTSTLGGGAMPKIQAVEPWDGEDGQLPVEEEYDLSDIDLDDFDKDEL; via the exons ATGAGACCGCTAATACTAG GAGTGTTGGGCTGCTCCCTGCTCCTGTCTGCCCAAGCCTTTTACTCAGCCAGTGATGATGTTGTGGAGCTCAACCCTTCCAACTTCAACAGAGAAGTGATCCAGAGTGACAGTCtgtggctggtggagttttATGCTCCCTG GTGTGGCCACTGTCAGAGTCTGACTGCGGATTGGAAGAAAGCAGCTACCGCCCTCAAG GGTGTAGTGAAGATTGGTGCCGTAGATGCAGATCAGCACAAGTCACTGGGTAGTCAGTATGGAGTCAGAGGATTCCCCACCATCAAGGTCTTTGGAGCCAATAAGAACAAGCCAGAGGAGTACCAAG GTGGCCGCAGTAGTCAGGCCATCGTGGATGGAGCCATGAACTCTCTCCGCTCTCTAGTGAAAGACCGACTGAGTGGCAAGTCTGGCAGCTCTGGCTACAAGCAG AGCGGTGGCAGCGGCGGCGGTGGTGGTGGCAGCAAGATGGACGTGGTGGAGCTCACTGATGACAACTTTGACAAGCTGGTGCTGGAGGGTGATGACGTGTGGTTCGTGGAGTTCTTTGCTCCCTGGTGTGGACACTGCAAAAA CCTGGAGCCTGAGTGGGCAGCTGCAGCCACAGCTATCAAGGAGCAGACCAAGGGCAAAGTTCGCCTCGGTGCTGTTGATGCTACCGTACACCAGGCCGTGTCGAGCCGCTACGGG atccGTGGATTTCCCACCATCAAGATTTTCCGCAAAGGGGAGGAGCCTGAAGATTACCAAGGAGGCCGCTCCCGTGCTGACATCGTTGAGAGAGCTTTGGATCTGTTCTCAGAAAATGCTGCTCCTCCTGAAATGGTGGAG atcctcaatgaagacGTCTTAAAGAAGACATGTGAGGATAGTCAGCTGTGTATCATTGCTGTCCTGCCACACATCCTGGACACAG GTGCAGCAGGTAGAAAGAGTTACCTGGAGGTGATGGTGAAGATGGCTGAGAAGTACAAGAAGAAGATGTGGGG CTGGATGTGGACCGAGGCCGGAGCCCAGATGGAGATGGAAGCTGCTCTGGGTATCGGTGGATTTGGTTACCCTGCCATGGCTGCAATCAACACTCGTAAAATGAAGTTTGCTCTGCTCAGAGGCTCCTTCAGCGACTCTGGCATTCATGATTTCCTCAG GGAGCTTTCTGTCGGCCGTGGATCAACTTCCACACTGGGAGGCGGGGCCATGCCCAAGATTCAAGCTGTTGAGCCATGGGACGGCGAAGACGGGCAG CTTCCTGTTGAGGAGGAGTACGACCTCAGTGACATAGACCTGGATGACTTCGATAAGGATGAGTTATGA
- the LOC117824312 gene encoding potassium voltage-gated channel subfamily F member 1-like yields the protein MWGIQRTRYADCNDSEASEETDIVVNIGGVKQVLHGDVLNRYPDTRLAELVKCSHRSNEEISSVCDDYDPETAEFYFDRDPEAFKCIIELYYYGEIHMKRGICPICFMKEMEFWKIDSDFLDECCKCQLNEVEDELAEIAEKVRTILVDREGDPTAGRWQRFQMCLWRLMEKPDSSLPAQVIAIVSFIFILVSSVVMCVGTIPDLQVEDSEGHLTEHPTLEVIETVCIGWFTIEYLLRLISAPNKVKFVLAFMNIIDFMAIMPFYVVLILISFGAGVMELANVQQAVQALRIMRIARIFKLARHSSGLQTLTSALKSSFKELGLLLMYMGVGVFLFSALGYTMEQNHPETLFTSIPQSFWWAVITMTTVGYGDVYPKTTLGRCNAAISFLCGVIAIALPIHPIINNFVLFYNKQQVLETAAKHEIELMALRSDAAEQDDSPGAHKHSCGAGVWDNTMRSCHSDTYIPLLKDPRGGAGVQTPSMDMSFESTAEATEHFI from the coding sequence ATGTGGGGGATCCAGAGGACGCGCTATGCTGACTGTAACGACTCAGAAGCCAGTGAGGAGACGGATATTGTTGTGAACATCGGCGGGGTGAAACAGGTGCTACACGGGGACGTGTTGAATCGTTACCCAGACACCAGGCTGGCTGAACTGGTGAAGTGTTCACACAGGTCTAACGAAGAAATATcgtctgtgtgtgatgactACGACCCTGAAACGGCGGAATTTTATTTTGACAGAGACCCCGAAGCCTTTAAGTGCATCATTGAGCTTTATTATTACGGAGAGATTCACATGAAAAGAGGCATCTGTCCAATTTGTTTCATGAAGGAGATGGAGTTCTGGAAAATCGACTCTGATTTTCTGGATGAATGTTGTAAATGCCAGCTGAATGAGGTGGAGGATGAACTTGCGGAGATTGCGGAGAAAGTGAGAACTATCCTggtggacagagagggagatccGACTGCAGGACGCTGGCAGCGCTTCCAGATGTGCCTGTGGAGGCTGATGGAGAAGCCGGATTCATCTCTTCCTGCGCAAGTCATCGCTATAGTCTCCTTCATCTTCATTCTTGTCTCCTCTGTGGTAATGTGCGTGGGGACTATCCCCGACCTGCAGGTGGAGGACTCGGAGGGTCACCTCACGGAGCACCCAACACTGGAGGTCATCGAGACGGTGTGCATCGGCTGGTTCACCATCGAATACCTCTTGCGTCTGATCTCCGCCCCGAATAAAGTCAAATTCGTCCTGGCTTTTATGAACATCATCGACTTCATGGCCATCATGCCCTTCTACGTGGTCCTCATTCTTATCTCATTCGGTGCAGGTGTGATGGAGCTGGCTAACGTGCAGCAGGCGGTGCAGGCTTTACGCATTATGCGCATTGCGCGCATTTTCAAGCTGGCACGGCATTCCTCTGGACTCCAGACCCTCACATCTGCACTAAAGAGCAGCTTCAAAGAGCTCGGACTGCTCCTCATGTACATGGGCGTAGGGGTCTTCCTTTTCTCCGCCCTGGGCTACACGATGGAGCAAAACCACCCGGAAACCTTATTCACCAGCATCCCCCAGTCGTTCTGGTGGGCTGTGATTACCATGACCACAGTGGGCTACGGAGACGTCTACCCAAAGACCACTTTAGGGCGCTGTAATGCGGCCATCAGCTTCCTGTGCGGGGTGATCGCTATAGCGCTACCTATACACCCCATCATCAACAATTTCGTGCTGTTTTACAACAAGCAACAGGTGCTGGAGACCGCAGCCAAGCATGAGATTGAGCTGATGGCTCTGCGCTCCGACGCAGCCGAGCAGGACGATTCACCCGGGGCGCATAAACACAGTTGCGGCGCAGGGGTTTGGGATAACACCATGCGCTCCTGTCACAGCGACACATACATCCCCTTACTGAAGGATCCCAGGGGAGGGGCAGGGGTCCAGACTCCTAGCATGGACATGAGCTTTGAAAGCACAGCCGAGGCCACCGAACACTTCATCTGA